A single region of the Silene latifolia isolate original U9 population chromosome 8, ASM4854445v1, whole genome shotgun sequence genome encodes:
- the LOC141594625 gene encoding uncharacterized protein LOC141594625 → MTHIYAFEAVDRSLRDVMRFSNDGDINQPFGGKVIVFGGDFRQILPVIPKGSRSEIVNALLCASNLWSTCKVLKLTKNMRLRGGDSCSELAQIKEFSEWILKVGDGVAGDPNDGEVELELPNDIFIQHTGDPIASIIDAIYPSLENQLSNPEYLQERAIVAPTHEIIDLVNDYVLSRIGGTEKIYFSSDEVSRDESNIAVRDLYSTKFLNSIKCSGLPNHELKLKVGAIVMLLRNIDQSHGMCNGTRLIVTDLGSRVIRATILSGIHKGDKVHIARITLTPSDSNFRNQYYHERASPINNPTSQP, encoded by the exons ATGACGCACATATATGCTTTCGAGGCTGTTGACAGGAGTTTAAGAGATGTGATGCGTTTTTCGAACGACGGAGATATCAATCAACCATTTGGTGGTAAGGTTATCGTATTTGGAGGTGATTTTCGACAAATACTTCCCGTTATTCCTAAAGGCAGCAGATCGGAAATCGTGAATGCGTTATTATGTGCTTCAAATTTGTGGTCTACTTGCAAG GTGTTGAAATTGACAAAAAACATGCGCCTTCGAGGCGGAGATTCATGTTCAGAACTTGCTCAGATAAAGGAGTTTTCAGAATGGATACTAAAAGTTGGAGACGGGGTAGCTGGAGATCCGAATGATGGGGAAGTTGAATTAGAGTTGCCGAATGACATTTTTATTCAGCACACTGGAGATCCCATCGCGTCGATTATAGATGCCATTTATCCATCCCTCGAGAATCAACTATCGAATCCCGAATATCTCCAGGAGAGGGCCATCGTTGCACCTACACATGAGATCATTGATTTGGTTAATGACTACGTATTATCTCGAATAGGCGGGACAGAGAAAATTTACTTCAGCTCAGACGAGGTTAGTAGAGATGAGAGTAATATTGCGGTCCGTGATTTATACTCCACAAAATTTCTTAACTCTATTAAGTGCTCGGGGCTTCCAAATCATGAATTAAAGCTGAAGGTTGGTGCTATAGTAATGCTTCTTCGAAACATCGACCAATCTCACGGAATGTGCAACGGCACTCGACTGATAGTGACAGATTTGGGATCACGTGTGATTAGAGCAACAATTTTATCGGGTATTCATAAGGGCGATAAAGTGCATATTGCCCGTATTACACTTACTCCATCCGATTCCA ATTTCCGAAATCAATACTACCATGAAAGAGCATCCCCTATTAACAACCCTACTTCTCAACCCTAA
- the LOC141594626 gene encoding putative serine/threonine-protein kinase PBL7, with amino-acid sequence MEYLNIIDFCSSSTSIWLRITFVIMFFYCSVRLSKFIWGLRFKIVHQTTNSSKTRRRPNRKKNRARKKHIPDLSVATDSHSQPEEDLNTENDLCVEPLVKFPLQSLADATKKFDLDLRTSVDGLGSVFKGKLKNTEEVFIIRRLNEVSLVTPEEFEDEVSLLSQANHQNLTKLIGYSIKFKKRFLVYDYVSGGNSKCLDWKTRIIIVIGVAKALRYLHNEMETPILHCYIHPSNIWLDENGNPKLSTYGVVRLYYPAKRNKFSVFMKGSYYYTQHDHRLTGKVTIEADIYGFGIFLLEIITGRKGYIIREDGVAEYLIDWVQPYLKDKQKLAEMVDSRLGGNFKEEELYEVCNIAEMCITKQPSDRPPMADLVTRMSRLVE; translated from the exons ATGGAGTATCTGAATATCATCGATTTCTGCTCTTCATCAACATCAATTTGGTTGCGCATAACTTTCGTAATCATGTTTTTTTACTGTTCTGTTCGTTTATCGAAATTTATTTGGGGTTTGCGATTTAAAATTGTTCATCAGACTACAAATTCATCCAAAACCAGAAGAAGACCTAATCGCAAGAAGAATCGAGCTCGTAAGAAGCATATTCCTG ATTTATCTGTCGCCACTGACTCGCACTCCCAACCGGAGGAAGACTTGAATACTGAGAATGATTTATGTGTTGAGCCGCTTGTCAAATTTCCTCTTCAATCTTTGGCTGATGCAACAAAAAAATTTGACTTAGATTTGCGCACAAGTGTGGATGGTTTGGGGAGTGTTTTCAAAGGGAAGCTGAAGAATACTGAGGAG GTGTTCATCATTAGACGACTTAATGAGGTATCATTAGTGACTCCCGAAGAATTTGAGGACGAAGTTTCGCTCCTTAGTCAAGCAAACCATCAAAATCTTACAAAGTTGATTGGATATTCGATTAAATTTAAGAAAAGATTTTTAGTTTATGACTATGTTTCTGGAG GGAATTCCAAATGCCTTGATTGGAAAACAAGAATAATAATTGTCATTGGTGTAGCTAAAGCTTTAAGATATTTGCATAACGAGATGGAGACACCAATCCTTCACTGTTACATCCATCCATCTAATATTTGGCTTGATGAAAACGGCAATCCTAAGCTATCAACATATGGGGTAGTTAGATTGTATTATCCGGCTAAAAGAAACAAGTTTTCTGTCTTTATGAAAGGTTCGTATTACTATACGCAACATGATCATAGGTTGACTGGGAAGGTAACCATTGAGGCGGATATCTATGGTTTTGGTATATTTTTGTTAGAGATAATCACCGGAAGAAAAGGGTACATCATTAGAGAAGATGGTGTGGCAGAATACTTGATTGATTGG GTACAACCATATCTCAAGGACAAACAGAAGTTGGCTGAGATGGTTGATTCAAGGCTTGGAGGAAACTTTAAAGAGGAAGAATTGTACGAAGTGTGTAACATTGCTGAGATGTGCATTACGAAGCAGCCCTCTGACAGACCTCCCATGGCGGATTTGGTCACAAGAATGAGTCGCCTTGTTGAATGA
- the LOC141594090 gene encoding putative serine/threonine-protein kinase PBL7, with translation MEYLNIIDFCSSSTSIWLRITFVIMFLYCSVRLSKFIWGLRFKIVHQTSNSSKTRRRPNRKKNRARKKHIPDVSVAPDSHSQPKEDLNTEDDLCVEPLVKFPLQSLADATKKFDLDLRTSVDGLGSVFKGKLKNTEEVLIIRRLNEVSLLTPEEFEDEVSLLSQANHQNLTKLIGYSIKFYKRFLVYDYVSGGTLESHLYGNPKCLDWETRMKIVVGVAKALRYLHNEMKTPILHCYIHPSNIWLDENCNPKLSAYGVVRLYYPAKRNMVSSFMIGSYYYTIHDHRLTRKVTIEADIYGFGIFLLEIITGRKGCIIREDGVAEYLIDWVQPYLKDKQKLAEIVDSRLGGNFKEEELYEVCNIAEMCLKKQPSDRPPMADLVTRMSHLGE, from the exons ATGGAGTATCTGAATATCATCGATTTCTGCTCTTCATCAACATCAATTTGGTTGCGCATAACTTTCGTAATCATGTTTCTTTACTGTTCTGTTCGTTTATCGAAATTTATTTGGGGTTTGCGATTTAAAATTGTTCATCAGACTTCAAATTCATCCAAAACCAGAAGAAGACCTAATCGCAAGAAGAATCGAGCTCGTAAGAAGCATATTCCTG ATGTATCTGTCGCCCCCGACTCACACTCCCAACCGAAGGAAGACTTGAATACTGAGGATGATTTATGTGTTGAGCCGCTTGTCAAATTTCCTCTTCAATCTTTGGCTGATGCAACAAAAAAATTTGACTTAGATTTGCGCACAAGTGTGGATGGTTTGGGGAGTGTTTTCAAAGGGAAGCTGAAGAATACTGAGGAG GTATTGATCATTAGACGACTCAATGAGGTATCATTACTAACTCCCGAAGAATTTGAGGATGAAGTTTCGCTCCTTAGTCAAGCAAACCATCAAAATCTTACAAAGTTGATTGGATATTCGATTAAATTTTACAAAAGATTTTTGGTTTATGACTATGTGTCTGGAGGAACATTAGAAAGTCATTTGTATG GCAATCCCAAATGCCTTGATTGGGAAACAAGAATGAAAATTGTCGTTGGTGTAGCTAAAGCTTTAAGATATTTGCATAACGAGATGAAAACACCAATCCTCCACTGTTACATCCATCCATCTAATATTTGGCTTGATGAAAACTGCAATCCTAAGCTATCGGCATATGGGGTAGTTAGGTTGTATTATCCtgctaaaagaaacatggtttcTTCGTTTATGATAGGTTCATATTACTATACGATACATGATCATAGGTTGACTAGGAAGGTAACCATTGAGGCGGATATCTATGGTTTTGGTATATTTTTGTTAGAGATAATCACCGGAAGAAAAGGGTGCATCATTAGAGAAGATGGTGTGGCAGAATACTTGATTGATTGG GTACAACCATATCTTAAGGACAAACAAAAGTTGGCTGAGATAGTTGATTCACGGCTTGGAGGAAACTTTAAAGAGGAAGAATTGTACGAAGTGTGTAACATTGCTGAGATGTGCCTTAAGAAGCAGCCTTCTGACAGACCTCCCATGGCTGATTTGGTCACAAGAATGAGTCACCTTGGTGAATGA